A window of Vigna unguiculata cultivar IT97K-499-35 chromosome 4, ASM411807v1, whole genome shotgun sequence contains these coding sequences:
- the LOC114181459 gene encoding 2-methylene-furan-3-one reductase-like — MAEAASSTDSTIPTHTKAWYYSEHGRPCDVLKFDPNWPLPQLKHDQVLIKVIAVSLNPVDYKRMHGEFKDTDPYLPIVPGFDVAGTVVKVGGEVRKFKVGDEVYGDINEEGLSNIKILGTLSEYTVAEEKLLAHKPSNLSFIEAASIPLALETALEGFERAQFSAGKSVLVLGGAGGVGSYAIQLAKHVYKASKIAATASTGKLELLREIGVDFPIDYTKYNFEDLPEKYDLVYDAVGQTDRAFKAIKEGGKVVTIVPPGYPQAIFFALTSKGSNLEKLRPYFESGQVKPILDPKTPLPFSQLIEAISYLETSRATGKVVIYPIP, encoded by the exons ATGGCAGAAGCTGCATCAAGCACTGATTCTACTATTCCAACCCACACAAAAGCTTGGTACTACTCTGAACATGGTAGACCTTGTGATGTTCTAAAGTTTGATCCTAATTGGCCCTTACCACAACTCAAACATGATCAAGTTCTCATCAAGGTCATAGCAGTATCCCTTAATCCAGTTGATTACAAGAGGATGCATGGGGAGTTCAAGGATACTGACCCTTATCTACCT ATTGTGCCTGGTTTTGATGTTGCTGGCACAGTGGTGAAAGTGGGAGGAGAAGTAAGGAAATTTAAGGTTGGAGATGAAGTATATGGTGACATCAACGAGGAAGGGTTGTCGAATATTAAGATTCTTGGCACTTTGTCAGAGTATACTGTTGCAGAAGAGAAACTATTGGCTCATAAACCTTCCAATCTAAGCTTCATTGAAGCTGCTAGCATTCCTTTGGCACTTGAGACTGCCCTTGAAGGTTTTGAACGTGCCCAGTTTTCTGCTGGCAAATCTGTTCTTGTTTTGGGAGGAGCTGGTGGAGTTGGAAGCTATGCCATTCAG CTTGCCAAACATGTTTATAAGGCATCTAAGATAGCAGCAACTGCAAGCACAGGAAAACTTGAACTTCTGAGGGAGATAGGAGTTGACTTTCCTATTGATTACACAAAGTACAACTTTGAAGATCTTCCAGAAAAATATGATCTGGTGTATGATGCAGTAG GGCAAACTGATAGAGCCTTTAAGGCCATTAAAGAAGGTGGAAAAGTTGTGACAATAGTGCCACCTGGATATCCACAAGCAATCTTTTTTGCACTAACTTCAAAAGGATCAAACTTAGAGAAACTGAGACCTTACTTTGAGAGTGGTCAAGTGAAGCCTATACTTGATCCCAAGACTCCATTGCCTTTTTCTCAGCTTATTGAAGCCATTTCCTATTTAGAAACTTCAAGAGCCACAGGAAAAGTGGTTATTTATCCCATTCCATGA